From one Patescibacteria group bacterium genomic stretch:
- a CDS encoding type II toxin-antitoxin system RelE/ParE family toxin has product MIYTESSEYRVKFYIDPKTNKSYIFEYIDDLDKKQKAKILNRIEFLRQYKGVLDEPYSKHIKGKIRELRIDFGKNRHRIFYFTFIKKTIILLHAFLKHTSKTPESEIRIAENNYYVVINNPKIYE; this is encoded by the coding sequence ATGATATATACTGAATCAAGTGAATATAGAGTAAAATTCTATATCGATCCCAAAACCAATAAGAGCTATATTTTTGAATATATCGATGATTTGGACAAAAAACAAAAAGCTAAAATTTTAAATCGGATCGAATTTTTAAGACAATATAAAGGCGTATTAGATGAACCGTACTCAAAACACATCAAGGGTAAAATTCGCGAATTAAGAATTGATTTTGGCAAAAATAGACATAGAATTTTCTATTTTACATTTATTAAGAAAACAATCATACTCCTCCACGCATTCTTGAAACATACATCAAAAACCCCTGAATCAGAAATAAGAATTGCTGAAAATAATTATTATGTTGTAATTAATAATCCAAAAATTTATGAATAG
- a CDS encoding helix-turn-helix transcriptional regulator has translation MNRKIKARDFQKYLAEQLKNPEFKKHYNEYGKQLEVAYQILKLRKQKNISQAQLAKKLKTKQSNIARIENGKQNLSIQTLNNIARALNSDLTVNFS, from the coding sequence ATGAATAGAAAAATAAAGGCAAGAGATTTCCAAAAATATCTTGCCGAACAATTAAAAAATCCTGAATTCAAAAAACACTATAACGAATATGGGAAGCAATTGGAAGTTGCTTATCAGATTTTGAAATTACGAAAACAAAAAAATATTTCCCAAGCGCAATTGGCTAAAAAACTTAAAACCAAACAAAGTAATATCGCTCGCATAGAAAATGGCAAACAAAACTTAAGTATACAAACCCTCAACAACATCGCCCGCGCTCTAAACAGCGATTTAACCGTCAATTTTTCGTAA
- a CDS encoding site-specific DNA-methyltransferase translates to MSPIIINKNQNFNIQGVVVDVIKNEQDLTATETLPISKIQQYDTLPLNEIICGDCVNVLKKIPDNSIDMVITSPPYDNVRTYNGFSFNLHDTGKELFRVLKDGGIVAMVIQDQTKNFGKSLTSFKTIVDWVDNIGFKLFETVIYKKHGAEGAWWTKRFRVDHEYIPIFLKGERPAYFNKEPLKIPSKHGGKTMTGCATRLTNGKTLKSKKVFINPMKCRGTLWDYTTCGDGTKLKHQHPATFPDKIPYDLIQCFCPLNGVVLDPFVGSGTSVLAAIQLNKNYIGIDISKEYCDLTKKRIKEEGSINRKLF, encoded by the coding sequence ATGAGTCCGATTATTATTAATAAAAATCAAAATTTTAATATTCAAGGAGTAGTTGTTGATGTAATAAAAAACGAACAAGATTTAACAGCCACTGAAACATTGCCAATTTCAAAAATTCAACAATACGACACATTGCCATTAAATGAAATTATTTGCGGTGATTGTGTTAATGTCTTAAAAAAAATACCAGATAATTCAATTGATATGGTAATTACATCCCCCCCTTACGATAATGTTCGAACATATAATGGATTTAGTTTTAATTTACACGACACGGGTAAAGAATTATTTCGCGTTCTTAAAGATGGCGGAATCGTAGCAATGGTTATACAAGATCAGACAAAAAACTTTGGTAAATCGCTCACGTCATTCAAGACCATTGTTGACTGGGTTGATAATATCGGATTTAAGCTTTTCGAGACTGTTATATATAAAAAACACGGCGCCGAAGGCGCGTGGTGGACAAAAAGATTTCGAGTTGATCATGAATACATCCCTATTTTTCTTAAAGGAGAACGCCCGGCATATTTTAATAAAGAACCACTTAAAATTCCATCCAAACACGGAGGCAAAACCATGACCGGATGTGCTACACGACTAACTAATGGCAAAACATTAAAATCAAAAAAGGTCTTTATTAATCCAATGAAATGCAGGGGAACATTATGGGATTATACTACATGTGGCGATGGCACTAAATTAAAACACCAACATCCTGCGACGTTTCCAGATAAAATTCCCTATGATCTTATACAATGTTTTTGTCCATTAAATGGCGTGGTATTGGATCCATTTGTGGGAAGTGGCACATCTGTATTGGCAGCCATCCAATTGAATAAAAATTATATTGGAATTGATATCTCTAAAGAATATTGTGATTTAACCAAAAAAAGAATCAAAGAAGAGGGATCAATTAATAGAAAATTATTTTAA
- a CDS encoding NYN domain-containing protein, translating to MSIIKNKEQRVGVFMDVQNMYHSAKNIYQARVNFREILKTAVAGRKLIRAIAYVVTTETGEEKAFLEALTKSGIEVKSKDLQIFPGGMKKADWDVGMAVDAIKLSEKLDCVVLVTGDGDFVPLIEYLQANGQQVEVIAFEKSASSKLKETTDDFTDLGKSPGKYLIGIRK from the coding sequence ATGAGTATTATTAAAAATAAAGAGCAACGAGTAGGGGTGTTTATGGATGTCCAAAATATGTATCACTCGGCAAAAAATATTTACCAGGCCAGGGTGAACTTCCGTGAAATTCTGAAAACCGCAGTTGCAGGAAGAAAATTAATCAGGGCAATCGCTTATGTTGTAACCACTGAAACCGGCGAGGAGAAAGCGTTTTTAGAAGCTCTAACTAAGTCAGGAATAGAGGTGAAGAGCAAAGATTTACAGATATTCCCAGGCGGGATGAAAAAAGCGGACTGGGATGTTGGCATGGCGGTCGATGCAATTAAATTAAGCGAAAAACTGGATTGCGTTGTCTTGGTAACTGGAGATGGAGATTTTGTTCCATTGATAGAATATTTACAGGCAAACGGGCAGCAAGTAGAAGTAATTGCTTTTGAAAAAAGCGCTTCAAGCAAATTAAAGGAAACAACTGATGATTTTACTGACTTGGGCAAAAGTCCGGGGAAATATTTAATAGGAATAAGAAAATAA
- a CDS encoding polyribonucleotide nucleotidyltransferase, with protein MNTKIFKTEIEGKELSVELGKLAQQANGSALVKYGQTAVLATAVLSDKPSDRNYLPLTVDYEERFYAAGKIKGSRFIKREGRPSDEAILTGRLIDRSIRPLFNQKLRNDLQIVLTVLSFDGENDPGLPALIGASTALSVSDIPFNGPVAGISVGQDEKDNWIITSTISAKTKSGSEIFVSGIEKNKDILMNMIEGQAPEMPEAKMLEGIDLAKKHIKKLIDFQKDIVKEIKPVKRELEIKEADGELKKLIDEFVGDKLEIAIYHKEKQVRVKQLNDINNGLAELIKEKYPEESKEKLVLVIEYIDEKIDEITHYNILKNNKRPDSRKLDELRDLSAEVGIFPRVHGSGLFQRGETQVLSVVTLGSPGSEQVFDQMEIEGKKGFMHDYNFPPYSVGEVGRIGNPGRRDIGHGALAEKALKPAIPSKEEFPYTIRVVSEVLSSNGSSSMASVCGSILALMDAGVPIKEKVAGIAMGLMLSKAKSAKGGLDYKILTDIQGPEDHYGDMDLKIAGTKNGINAMQMDVKIDGIGIDILEDAFKQAKKARLEILEVIEKTIKEPRPELSPYAPRVYILKINPAKIGMVIGTGGKTINEITEQTGATIEIEDDGTIFVTSENADNAKKAISWIKSMTREAKLGEEFQGKVVKTAEFGAFVELFQGQDGLLHISELGAKRVEKVEDVVRQGDIVHVKVKKIDDNGKIGLSLIEVVSKK; from the coding sequence ATGAATACGAAAATCTTTAAAACAGAGATTGAAGGAAAAGAACTCTCTGTTGAATTGGGCAAATTAGCCCAACAAGCCAATGGTTCGGCATTAGTAAAATACGGACAGACTGCGGTCTTAGCGACTGCGGTTCTATCTGATAAGCCGAGCGATAGAAATTATCTCCCCCTCACAGTTGATTACGAAGAGAGATTTTATGCTGCCGGAAAAATTAAAGGCAGTCGTTTTATTAAGAGAGAAGGAAGACCAAGCGATGAAGCAATTTTAACCGGACGCTTGATAGACAGATCTATTCGCCCTCTTTTTAATCAAAAATTAAGGAACGATTTGCAGATTGTTTTGACTGTTTTGTCTTTTGACGGAGAAAATGATCCCGGGCTACCGGCGCTTATAGGCGCATCAACGGCTTTATCTGTTTCCGACATACCATTTAATGGACCAGTGGCAGGAATTTCTGTTGGCCAAGACGAGAAAGACAATTGGATAATTACCTCGACTATCAGCGCCAAGACAAAATCTGGCTCTGAGATATTTGTTTCTGGAATTGAAAAAAATAAAGACATTCTTATGAATATGATTGAAGGACAGGCGCCGGAAATGCCAGAAGCAAAAATGCTTGAAGGAATTGATTTGGCAAAAAAACACATCAAGAAATTGATTGATTTCCAAAAAGACATTGTCAAAGAAATAAAACCAGTAAAAAGAGAGTTGGAAATCAAAGAAGCTGATGGAGAACTTAAAAAATTAATTGATGAATTTGTTGGCGACAAGCTGGAAATAGCCATTTATCACAAAGAAAAACAAGTAAGGGTTAAACAATTGAATGACATTAACAACGGCCTGGCAGAATTAATCAAAGAAAAATATCCGGAAGAATCGAAAGAAAAACTTGTTTTAGTAATAGAATATATAGATGAAAAAATTGACGAAATAACCCATTACAATATTCTTAAAAACAATAAACGTCCAGACAGCAGAAAACTTGATGAATTAAGGGACTTAAGCGCTGAAGTGGGAATATTCCCAAGAGTTCATGGCTCAGGATTATTCCAAAGAGGAGAAACCCAGGTACTTTCTGTTGTTACATTGGGCTCTCCTGGTTCAGAACAGGTTTTTGACCAGATGGAAATAGAAGGGAAAAAGGGATTTATGCATGACTATAATTTCCCTCCATATTCTGTCGGCGAAGTCGGGAGAATCGGAAATCCCGGAAGAAGAGATATTGGCCACGGCGCTTTAGCAGAAAAAGCATTAAAGCCGGCAATTCCGTCAAAAGAGGAATTCCCTTACACAATCAGGGTCGTATCCGAAGTTCTGTCTTCAAACGGATCTTCTTCAATGGCATCTGTTTGCGGTTCGATTTTGGCTTTAATGGATGCCGGAGTGCCAATTAAAGAAAAAGTTGCTGGAATTGCTATGGGTTTAATGTTGAGCAAAGCGAAATCCGCCAAAGGCGGATTGGATTATAAGATACTTACTGACATCCAAGGCCCCGAAGACCATTATGGCGATATGGATTTAAAAATCGCCGGAACTAAAAATGGAATCAATGCCATGCAAATGGATGTTAAAATTGACGGCATTGGCATAGACATATTAGAAGATGCATTTAAGCAAGCAAAAAAAGCAAGATTGGAAATTCTTGAAGTCATAGAAAAAACCATTAAAGAGCCGAGGCCGGAATTATCTCCTTATGCTCCGAGAGTTTATATTCTAAAAATCAATCCAGCAAAAATCGGGATGGTAATTGGTACAGGCGGAAAAACAATAAATGAAATAACCGAACAAACTGGCGCGACTATTGAAATCGAGGATGATGGAACTATTTTCGTTACGTCCGAAAATGCTGACAATGCCAAGAAAGCAATCAGCTGGATTAAATCAATGACTCGCGAAGCAAAACTCGGCGAAGAATTCCAGGGCAAGGTTGTAAAAACAGCTGAATTCGGAGCTTTTGTGGAACTCTTCCAGGGACAAGATGGTTTGCTGCATATCTCAGAACTCGGCGCGAAAAGAGTTGAAAAAGTTGAAGATGTTGTTAGACAGGGCGATATTGTTCATGTTAAAGTAAAGAAGATAGATGATAATGGAAAAATTGGCTTGTCTTTAATCGAAGTCGTATCTAAAAAATAA
- the rpsO gene encoding 30S ribosomal protein S15, with amino-acid sequence MLGKIKKKKIIGEHKVHETDTGSADVQIGILTEEIAKLAAHLKKHPKDNHSRRGLLGMVSKRKKLLEWLKNDNETRYKKVIKSLGLKK; translated from the coding sequence ATGTTAGGAAAAATCAAGAAAAAGAAAATTATAGGAGAACATAAAGTTCATGAAACCGACACTGGCTCGGCTGATGTTCAAATTGGAATCCTAACCGAGGAAATTGCCAAATTGGCAGCCCATCTTAAAAAACATCCAAAAGACAACCACTCCAGGCGAGGCCTTTTGGGAATGGTTTCGAAAAGGAAAAAATTACTTGAATGGCTGAAAAACGACAATGAAACGCGCTACAAAAAAGTGATTAAGTCATTGGGATTGAAAAAATAA
- a CDS encoding YifB family Mg chelatase-like AAA ATPase yields MNKVFSAAITGLEAELIEVEADLSSGLRFFSIVGLPDKSVEESKERIAAAIKNSGAEPPHKQNKRVIINLAPADLRKEGSAYDLPIALSFLLSSGQIKFDEKDKLFVGELALNGEIRRANGVLPICLMAKEKGITNVFVPKSNSNEARLVRDINIFPIESLVELIAFLENRIEIKPLEPFGEEFLEGFEIGFQPSVDMAYIKGQENAKRALEIAASGNHNVLMTGPPGSGKTLLAKAISTILPKMAWSEILEVTKIYSIAGKLSHKKPLIHQRPFRSPHHSASEASLIGGGGIARPGEITLAHRGILFLDEFPEVHRDVLESLRQPLEDGVIHVARAKASYTFPARFTLIAAMNPCPCGYYGDPEKQCTCNQQQINKYQRRVSGPIMDRIDLYVEVPHVKYEKLTDENMEGSSQTIRKKVEKARQIQIERFKDDNIVTNSEMNIPLIKKHCRTDEQGERLLRNAVNNLHMSARGYHRILKLARTIADLAESPSITSQHIAEALQYRPKVEI; encoded by the coding sequence ATGAACAAAGTTTTTTCAGCAGCTATAACTGGCCTTGAAGCTGAACTCATAGAGGTGGAGGCGGATTTATCATCCGGTCTCCGCTTTTTTAGTATTGTCGGACTGCCGGACAAATCAGTTGAAGAGTCCAAGGAGAGAATTGCTGCAGCAATAAAAAATAGCGGAGCAGAACCTCCGCACAAACAAAATAAAAGAGTAATTATTAATTTAGCACCGGCTGATTTAAGGAAGGAGGGTTCAGCTTATGACTTGCCTATTGCTTTAAGCTTTCTTTTATCGTCAGGGCAGATAAAATTCGACGAGAAAGATAAATTATTTGTCGGTGAATTGGCTTTGAATGGCGAGATCAGAAGAGCTAATGGGGTTTTGCCGATTTGTTTAATGGCAAAAGAAAAGGGAATTACCAATGTCTTTGTTCCGAAATCAAACAGCAATGAAGCAAGATTAGTAAGAGATATAAATATATTTCCCATCGAGTCATTAGTAGAACTTATTGCTTTTCTGGAAAATAGAATTGAAATCAAACCTCTGGAGCCGTTTGGCGAGGAATTTTTAGAAGGATTTGAAATCGGATTCCAGCCAAGTGTTGATATGGCTTATATTAAAGGACAGGAAAACGCCAAAAGGGCATTGGAAATTGCTGCAAGCGGAAATCATAATGTACTCATGACTGGCCCGCCTGGATCAGGAAAAACATTATTGGCAAAAGCGATTTCTACAATTCTGCCAAAAATGGCTTGGAGCGAAATCTTGGAAGTTACCAAAATCTACAGCATAGCTGGAAAACTTTCCCATAAAAAACCTTTAATCCACCAGAGGCCGTTTCGCTCTCCTCATCACAGCGCATCAGAGGCTTCTTTAATTGGAGGCGGAGGCATTGCTAGGCCAGGAGAAATTACTTTGGCCCATCGCGGAATATTATTTCTTGATGAATTTCCGGAAGTGCACAGGGACGTTTTGGAAAGTTTGAGGCAGCCATTAGAAGACGGCGTAATACATGTTGCCAGAGCCAAGGCCAGTTATACTTTCCCGGCAAGATTTACATTAATTGCCGCAATGAATCCCTGCCCTTGTGGATATTATGGAGACCCTGAAAAACAATGCACCTGCAACCAGCAGCAGATTAATAAATATCAAAGAAGGGTGTCCGGACCAATTATGGATAGGATTGATTTATATGTTGAAGTGCCGCATGTAAAATACGAAAAATTAACTGATGAAAATATGGAGGGATCAAGCCAGACAATCAGAAAAAAAGTGGAAAAGGCCAGACAAATCCAGATTGAAAGATTTAAGGATGATAATATTGTTACAAATTCGGAAATGAATATCCCTTTGATTAAAAAGCATTGCAGAACCGATGAGCAAGGGGAGAGATTATTGCGCAATGCAGTAAATAATCTCCATATGTCAGCGCGCGGATACCACCGCATTTTAAAATTAGCGCGTACTATTGCTGACCTTGCCGAATCACCCAGTATTACCTCGCAGCACATTGCCGAAGCCCTGCAATACCGGCCAAAAGTGGAAATATAG